Proteins encoded within one genomic window of Lampris incognitus isolate fLamInc1 chromosome 1, fLamInc1.hap2, whole genome shotgun sequence:
- the vma21 gene encoding vacuolar ATPase assembly integral membrane protein vma21, which yields MDGSVRTSLNAASAPAPDFRGNESSLVSALKTLLFFTILMVTLPIGLYFASKAYIFEGSMKMSSTDSYFYAAIVAVLAVHVVLALFVYVAWNEGTPKGKGKHD from the exons ATGGACGGCTCTGTCAGAACATCGCTGAACGCAGCTTCTGCGCCAGCACCTGATTTCAGGGG AAACGAGAGCTCCTTGGTTTCTGCACTGAAGACTTTGCTGTTCTTTACCATCTTAATGGTAACACTGCCTATAGGATTATACTTTGCTTCAAAGGCATATATCTTTGAGG GGTCAATGAAGATGTCAAGTACTGATAGCTACTTCTACGCTGCCATTGTTGCAGTGCTCGCAGTCCACGTGGTTTTGGCTTTGTTTGTTTATGTGGCTTGGAACGAAGGTACGCCAAAAGGAAAGGGTAAACATGACTAA
- the LOC130126625 gene encoding gap junction alpha-3 protein-like, which translates to MGDWNLLGKLLEKAQEHSTVVGKVWLTVLFIFRILILSAATEKVWGDEQSGFTCDTKQPGCENVCYDITFPISHVRFWVLQIIFVSTPTLIYLGHILHLVRMEEKQQEKEKAHNTEKQALIVEAKHKKPLVRDDKGRVRLQGELLRTYVFNVVFKTLFEVGFIVAQYFLYGFELKPMYTCDRHPCPNVVNCYISRPTEKTIFIIFMLGVASVSLLLNLIEVYHLGFTKCRQGITFRRQILSKGSITKEPSETAVPYAPGYDDYFHQVQPTYPPVPGYNISPLSEETDSSFHPYHSKAAYKQNKDNLAVERSSSKPEECDLKGKKGAGSAPGSPTQGRPNRNAKHSNNKTRIDDLKI; encoded by the coding sequence ATGGGGGACTGGAATCTGCTGGGGAAGCTCCTGGAAAAAGCCCAGGAGCACTCCACCGTGGTGGGGAAAGTGTGGctcactgtcctcttcatcttccgcATCCTGATTCTGAGTGCTGCCACTGAGAAGGTGTGGGGCGATGAGCAGTCAGGCTTCACCTGTGACACCAAGCAGCCTGGTTGCGAGAACGTGTGCTACGACATCACCTTCCCCATCTCACACGTCCGCTTTTGGGTGCTGCAGATCATCTTTGTGTCGACACCCACATTGATATACCTGGGGCATATCCTCCACCTGGTGCGAATGGAGGAGAAGCAGCAGGAGAAAGAGAAGGCACACAACACTGAAAAGCAGGCGCTCATCGTGGAGGCCAAGCACAAGAAGCCCCTGGTGAGGGATGACAAGGGCCGCGTTCGCCTTCAGGGAGAGCTCTTACGCACCTACGTCTTTAATGTCGTCTTTAAAACCCTGTTTGAGGTGGGCTTCATCGTGGCCCAATACTTTTTGTACGGCTTCGAGCTGAAACCAATGTACACATGTGACAGACACCCTTGCCCGAATGTGGTGAACTGCTATATATCCCGTCCCACGGAGAAAACTATCTTCATCATCTTTATGTTGGGAGTGGCAAGCGTGTCACTGCTCCTGAATCTCATTGAGGTCTACCACTTGGGCTTCACCAAGTGTCGCCAGGGCATCACCTTCAGAAGACAGATTCTCTCCAAAGGGTCCATCACCAAGGAGCCCAGTGAGACTGCGGTGCCATACGCACCCGGTTACGATGACTACTTCCACCAAGTCCAACCCACCTACCCACCCGTGCCTGGCTACAACATCTCCCCTCTGTCTGAGGAGACGGACTCCTCTTTCCATCCCTACCACAGTAAGGCGGCTTACAAACAAAATAAGGACAACTTGGCGGTGGAAAGGAGCAGCAGCAAGCCTGAGGAATGTGACCTGAAAGGAAAGAAGGGAGCGGGATCGGCCCCTGGGTCACCGACCCAGGGTCGGCCCAATCGCAATGCCAAACACAGCAACAACAAGACTAGAATAGATGATCTGAAGATCTGA